A window of Streptomyces broussonetiae genomic DNA:
CGGTGACCGGTGCGCCGACGATCGCCGCGTGGAAGACGTCCGGCCGGCGCAGTGCCGCCAGTGCCGCCAGGTATCCGCCGAAGGACCAGCCCCGGATCGCCACCCGGTCCAGATCCAGCGGGAACTGCCCGGCGAGCGCGTGCAGTGCTGCCACCTGGTCCTCCAGGGCGACGGCCGCGACCTCGTCCCGGATCGACTTCTCCCAGGCCGGCGAGCGCCCCGGGGTGCCCCGCCCGTCGGCGACGATCACCGCGAAGCCCTGGTCGGCGAACCACTGCGAGGTGAGATGGGGGTTGTGCGCGGCGACCACCCGCTGGCCGTGCGGACCGCCGTAGGGGTCCAGCAACACCGGCAGGGGAGTGTCGTCGGGGTAGTCCCGTGGCATAAGCACGGCGCACGGAATTCGACGTGCGCCCCCCTCGATCAGGGTCACCCGGGGGGACAAACCGGGATCTTCGGCGTACGACCGGACAGTGACCGCCGGTTTTCCGTCACGCAGCACCTGCGCCCGGGTGCCCGGCCGGTCCAGGGTCGCGGAGACGAGCACCGTCACACCGCCCGCTCGTACCGCCGTGTGCACACCAGGCTCCTGCGACACACGTTCCAGGCCCAGTTCGTTCACGCGGTACACATGAACTTCGCCAATTTCCCTGGCATGTGCCTCCTCGCCCGCGGAGGCGGAAACCAGTACGTCGTCCGCGCCCACGTCCAATACCGCCCGGACGTGCAACTGGTCGCTGGTCAGCGGCCGTTCGCCGACCGCGAGCACCCGGGCGCCGCCCTCGTCCGCGATACGGACAAGCTGCCCGGAGGGGCTCCAGCAGGGCACCCCAGGGAAAAGTTCCAGCCAAATCGGATCTTCATCCGCGTGCACCATCCGGGTGGCACCCGTCTCCGGGTCCACCGCCAGGAACAGCTGGCTGCGCTGGTCCCGCGCCTGCACCAGCAGCAGCGGCGCACCCGCCGCTGACCAGTGCACATGCGCCAGATACGGATAGCGGGCCCGATCCCACGCGACCTCCGTGCGCAGCCCGTCGAGGCCCAGTACGAACAGACGTACGTCCGCGTTCGGGGTGCCGGCGGCCGGGTAGGCGACGTTAACCGGCTCACGCTCCGGGTGGGCCGGATCCGCGATCCACCACCGCTTCACCGGCGTGTCGTCCACGCGCGCCACGAGCAGCCGGCTCCCGTCCGGCGCCCACCAAAAGCCCCGTGAACGCCCCATCTCCTCGGCCGCGATGAACTCCGCCAGGCCGTAACCGACGCCCTCCGACTCCGGTTCCGCAAGCGCCCGGTCCTGCTCCCCGTCGGCTCCCACGACCCGCAGTGCGCCCTGTGCGACGTACGCGATGTGCCGGCCGTCGGGGGCGGGGCGCGGGTCGATCACCGGTCCCGGGACGCGGAGTTCGCGCGTCGTGCCGGCCCGCAGCTCGGCCGTGAAGAGCCGTCCTGACAAGGCGAAAGACGCCAACTCCAGGGCGGTGTCGGTGGCGTAGCCGACGATCCCGGCACCTCCCTCCCGGCTGCGTTCCCGGCGCGCCCGCTCCTCGGCCGACAGCTCCTCGAGGGCGCCGTCGAGAAGGGCGCGCGGATCGGCCGCCGGGCGCTCGGTGCCGTCCGGAAGGTCCAGGATCCACAGGGAGTTGGCCCGGTCGGTGCCGGAGCCGGAGCGCAGGAACGCGACACGCGAACCGTCGGGCGCCACGGTGAACGAACGCGGCGCGCCGAGCGTGAACCGCTGTGTCCGGGCGTGCCGTCGGGGGAAGGAGTCAGCCTCGGTCGTCATACCCCGACCATATTGGCCATGCGCCCCCTTGTGCGGCCGTGCGCCGAGCGATGCGCGAGCACGGATAGTTATGATCACTACCGCTGTGTGGGTATGAACCTGCTGGCGTCTGCGTGGACTTGGTCAACTGATCCGGATCTGGCGACTTTTGGAGGTGAGCCGCCGTGGCACTCTCGATTTCGGCGGTGGTGCTGCTGGCGATCATCGTCTTCCTGCTGATCAAGAAGTCGGGGCTGAAGGGCGGGCACGCGGTCATCTGCGTCCTGCTCGGCTTCTATCTCGCCTCCTCGACCATCGCGCCCACGATCAGCCAGCTCACGACGAGCGTGGCCAGCATGATCAGCAGCGTCAAGTTCTGAGACGCCCTGCGCCGCTGCCGGGTCTCCGGCGGCCTGCGCCGGTGTCCTTCGACGGCCGCGTGTGCCGGGGCCGCTGTCGCGGGTACCTCGTAGGGTGGGTCCCATGACGGAACTGCCAGCCCGTCGTCTGCTGCTGGTGCACGCGCACCCGGACGACGAGTCGATCAACAACGGCGCGACCATGGCCAGGTACGCGGCCGAGGGTGCCCACGTGACCCTGGTCACCTGCACCCTCGGTGAGCGCGGCGAGGTCATTCCGCCCGAGCTGCGGCATCTGACCGGTGCCGCGCTGGGCATGCACCGGCGCGGCGAGCTGGCCGCCGCCGTGCGCGCGCTCGGGGTGGGCGACGCCCGCCTCCTCGGCGGCGCGGGCCGCTACGGCGACTCCGGGATGATGGGCCTGCCCGACAACGAGGACCGCGGCTGCTTCTGGCAGGCCGACGTCGACGAGGCCGCCGGGCACCTGGCCGAGGTGATCCTGGAGGTCCGCCCCCAGGTCCTCGTGACCTACGACGACAACGGCGGCTACGGCCACCCGGACCACATCCAGGCCCACCGCGTCGCGATGCGCGCCGTCGACCTCGCGGCCGAGCGCGGCCACCGGATCGCCAAGGTCTACTGGAACCGCGTACCGCGCTCCGTCGCCGAGGCCGCCTTCGAGCGCCTGCAGGACGAGCTGCCCGCACTGCCGTTCGACAAGAGCGCCTCCGTGGCCGACGTCCCGGGCGTGGTGGGCGACGAGCGGATCACCACCGCGGTGGAGGGCACCGCCCACGCGGCCGCCAAGGCCGCCGCGATGCGCGCCCATGTCACCCAGATCGACGTGGCCGAGCCCTACTTCGCGCTCTCGAACGACCTGGCCCAGCCGCTGTTCACCACCGAGTACTACGAACTGGTGCGCGGCACGGCCGAGAGTGGGGAGAGCGACCTGTTCGCCGGTCTCGGCCTTGAGGAGACGTCATGAGCAACACCGGACCGGGCTCGCTGCTCGCCCAGCCGCTGCAACGGCCCTCGGCCGGGCGGATCGCCGCATATGCCGGACTCTTCCTGCTGGGTGCCGTCGTCGGCTTCGCCGGGACGCTCGTCCAGGCCGCCTGGTTCCCCGGCGGACTGCTCCTCGCGCTCGCGGGCGCGGCCGGGCTGTTCCTCGGCGGTGCCTATGCCACCCGCGGCCGGGGCGGGGCCGTCGCTCCCGTGGCGGGCTGGATCATCGCCGTCGTACTGCTCACCACCTCGCGCCCCGAAGGCGACTTCCTGTTCGGCGCAGGAGGCGGTTCCTACCTCTTCCTGCTGGGCGGCATGGTGCTTGCTGTGATCTGTGCCACCCTTGGCGCGGGGCGGCAACCTCACGGTGATCCTGTCCGACTTGGCAAGTGACGTACCACTTCGCCGTGCGGCGCACGTGCGAGTCCGGTGTGGGTTTCCTCAGCGGTCATGGGATAAGCGCCAGAGGCGGCCAGTATGGTGGTGCGCGCCGCCGAGCCGCCCGAGCTCTCGACTTCGCTCGAGTTGGGGGGACCCCCAAAGCAGTCCGGTCGTAACGGGCGGTGGAGCCAACTGGGAGAACCTGCCTTGAGTCGTGAAACTGACACTCCGTCCTCCGGGCCCAACGGGCGCGGCGGAGCCGCATACCCCTCCGGCACGCCGCCGTACGGGACCCCCATGGCTACCGACGACGGTGCGGCAGCGGGCCGTTCGGGCACGCAGCCGGAGGAGAAGAAGACCGAGACCACGCTGACGACCCGGATCCGGATCAACATCCCCGGGTCCCGGCCCATTCCGCCGGTCGTCGTGCGCAAGCCCGTCGGGGACAACGAGGGCGCCGGGGACGAGGCGCCCGCCGCCGACTCCCGGCCCGCGCCCGAGCGGCCGGCCGCGGCGGAGGCCCCCGGCGCGCCCGGGGCACCGGGCGAGGAGAAGGCCAGCGCCTGGTTCGCGCCCCGCAAGTCCTCGGCGCCCAAGGGTGGTCCGGGCGGCGGCACCAACGGGACCGGGATCCAGGCCGGTTCCCCGGCAGCCGCCACCGGCTCGCCGGGCGCCCGTCCGGGTGGTCCGGGAGCATCCGGCACGGCCGGTACCACCGGCGCACGCTCCGGCGGTGGCCGCCCCGGCGGTGTGGTCGGCTCCATGAGCGTCCCGGGCGCCTCCCGCTCCGGCAGCGGCAACGCCAAGAACCTGCCCGGCGCCACCGGCGGCCCGGTCGCCCCCGGACACGGCGGCGGCACCGGCTCCTTCGACGTGACCGAGGCGCTGAACGCGGGCCCGCTGGGCCCCGGCAGCCGCCCCGGCCCCTCCACCGCCGAGCCACGCCGTGACGACCTGCCGTACTTCGCGGAGACCGGCGGCCAGGACGGTCCCGGCGCGAACGGCCAGAGCGGCTACGGCACCCCGGGCGCGGCCGGCGCGAACGGCCAGGGCGGCTACGGCGGTCCCGGCGCGACGGGCGGGCACGACGCCTTCGGCGCGGGCGCGGGCGCGAGCGGTGCGAACGGGCCCGGCGGCCCGGGCGGCCCCAGCGGCTTCAACGGACCCCACGGCCACGGCGGTCCCGGGGGCCCGCAGGGCCCGGCCGGTCCCACCGGCGGCCCCGTCACCGGCGACAGCCCCCTCGCCGCCTCGGCCGGCGGCCCGGGCCTCGACGCGAATGACCCCTTCGGTGCCGCCTTCGGCGGCCAGAACAGCGCCTTCAACGCCCCCGGCACGTCCGGCGGCCGGGGCACCACACCCCCGCGCAGCGCCCTCGCCGACCTGGCCGACCTCGAAGGTCCCGCGGTCCCCGGGGCTCCCGTCGGCGGCCCCACCGGTCTCGGTCCCGGCGGCGGGATGAGCGACGACACTGCGATCCTCACCCCGCAGAAGCCGGCCCCCGAGCCGGGCACGCCCGGCTACCGCCCCGACAACGTCTCCGGACACACCGTCACCAGCGGCATCCCGGTCGTCCCGGGCGCGGGCGCGTCCCCGTTCGCCGGTCCCGGATCCGACGGCCCGGCCGCACCGGCCCCGGCCAAGCCGGCTGCGCCCAAGGCCAAGGCCACGCCCAAGAAGAAGGGCCGCAGCAAGCTGGTGCTGCTCGGCGCCGGTGTGGTCGTCGTCGCGGGCGGTGCCTACTGCGCCGGACTGCTGATGAACCACACCGACGTCCCCAAGGGCACCACGGTCCTCGGCGTCGACATCGGCGGCGGCACCCGCGACGACGCCGTCAAGAAGCTGGACGACGCCTTCGGCGGCCGGGTGAACAAGCCGCTGAAACTGTCCGTCGGCGGCAGGACGGTCGCGCTCACCCCGGAGAACGCGGGCCTGCAGTTCGACTTCCAGGACACCGTGAGCAAGGCCGCGACCAGCGACTACAACCCGGTCCACGTCATCGGCTCACTCTTCGGGCAGAAGCGCGTGATCGAGCCGTCCATGCCGGTCGACGAGGAGAAACTGCAGGCCGCCCTCCAGCAGGCCGGCGGCGGCTCCGGCTCGGTCGTCGAGGGCGGCATCGACTTCAAGGCCGGCCAGGCCGTCGCCGTCTACGGCAAGGCGGGCAAGGCCATCGACGCGGGCCAGTCGACCCAGGCGGTCGAACAGGCCTACCGGACGCTGGTGGAGACGGACGCGGCCAGTGCGGTCACCGTCCCGACGACCACCAAGCAGCCGACGGTGTCCAACGCCGAAGTCGACCGCGAGATGAAGCAGTTCGCGCAGCCGGCCATGTCGGGCAAGGTGACGGTGGAGGCGGGCGCGGGGCACGTGGTCCTGATGAGCCCGGAGAAGTCGCTCTGGAAGTTCCTCAGGGTGGTGCCCGTCGGCGGCAAGCTCGTCGACAAGCCCGACCTGAACGCCCTCAAGCAGCTCTACGGCGGGGCCTTCAACGGCGTGCTCATCACCCGCGGCAACGGCAGCAAGACGGCCGTCACCCCGCAGGACGTGTACGGCGCCCTCCGCCAGGCGTTGATGAGCAGGACCAACCGGGTCGCGGTCATCTCCACCAACCCGAACTGACCCCTCGGACACCCGGCGCGGCCGTCGGCGGTACGGGTCTCACCGCCCCCGGCGCCCGCCGAGGTGGCCCGCGCCGCCGCGCGCCGGGCCGGCCCGGCGCGCATCGCCGCGGCCTCGGCCGCAGCGGTGGCGCAGCCCGGTGCCCCGGTCGCCGATGCTGCCGCCGGGCCACAGGCCGTGCCTGTCACCCGATCCGCATGACATCTGTCATCCGGCTCCCAGGACCGCCGACACTGCCGGGCCGGGCGCCCGCTCGGCGAGCATGGACGGCATGACAACGACTGCGGCACCGGCCACCACCACCCCGGTGGTCGGCTTCGACCAGGTGACCAAGACGTACGGCAGCGTGCGGGCCGTGGACGGGCTCTCGCTCCGGCTGCACCCCGGCGAGACCGTCGCCCTCCTCGGCCCGAACGGGGCCGGCAAGTCCACCACCCTCGACCTGCTCCTCGGTCTGAAGAACGCCGACAGTGGCACGGTGAACGTCTTCGGCACCAGCCCCCGTGAGGCCATCGTCGCCGGGCGCGTCGGCGCCATGCTGCAAAGCGGCGGCCTGATGGACGAGGTCACCGTGGCCGAACTGGTCAAGCTGGCCTGCTCGCTGCACCCGAAGCCGTACAAGGCGGCCGACGTGATGGCCCGCGCGGGTATCGCGCAGATCGCCGACCGCAAGGTCAACAAGCTCTCCGGCGGCCAGGCACAGCGCGTGCGGTTCGCCCTCGCCACCGCCGGGGACAGCGACCTGATCATCCTGGACGAGCCGACCACCGGCATGGACGTCTCCGCCCGCCAGGCCTTCTGGGCCACCATGCGCGAGCAGGCCGACCAGGGCCGCACGGTCCTCTTCGCCACCCACTACCTCGAAGAGGCCGACGCCATCGCCGACCGGGTCCTCGTGCTGCACCGCGGCCGGCTCCTCGCCGACGGCACCGCCGCGGAGATCAAGGCCAAGGCCGGCGCCCGCCGGATCGCCTTCGACCTGGAGGGCGCCATCGACGAGGCCGCCCTCGGCGGACTGCCCTTCCTGACCTCCCTCGACGTGTCCGGGCAGACCGTCCGCATCCAGTCGTCCGACGCCGACGCCACCGTCCACGCCCTGTACGGCCTCGGTGTCTACCCGCGCAATCTCGAAGTCGCCGGCCTCGGTCTGGAGCAGGCCTTCGTCGCCATCACGGAGGCCGAGGAGGCCAAGCAGTCATGAACGCCCTGATCAAGCTCGAGCTGGCCCGCGCCTTCCGCAACAAGAAGTTCCTGTTCTTCTCGGTGCTCTACCCGGCGATCCTCTTCCTGATCATCGCGGGCAACGCCGACAGCAAGACCAAGGTCGACGGCACGGGCCTGACCCTGGCGACGTACATGATGGTCTCCATGGCCTCCTTCGGCGCCCTGACGGCCGTGCTGATGGGCAACAGCGAGCGCATCGCCAAGGAGCGCGAGAGCGGCTGGGTGCGGCAGCTGCGGCTGACCCCGCTGCCCGGGCGCGGCTACGTCCTCGCCAAGACCGCCAGTGCCGCCGTGGTGAGCCTGCCGTCGATCGTCGTGGTGTTCGCGGCCGCCGCCGCGATCAAGCACGTACGCCTGGACGCCTGGCAGTGGCTCGCCCTGACCGGGATCATCTGGGCCGGCAGCCTCGTCTTCGCCGCGCTCGGCGTCGCCATCGGCTACGTCGCCTCCGGGGACGCCGTCCGCCCCATCACGATGATCATCTACTTCGGCCTGTCGATCCTCGGCGGCCTGTGGATGCCGACCACGACGTTCCCGAAGATCCTCCAGGACATCGCGAAGTGGCTGCCCACGCACGCGTACGCTGCTCTCGGGCGGGCGATCGAGCAGAGCCAGGCCCCGCACGCGACGGACGTCGCCGTCCTCGCCGTCTACTTCGTCCTGTTCGCGGGCGGCGCGGCCTGGCTGTACCGGAAGGACACGCTGAAGGCGTGAGCACCATGACGGAAGACCCGCAGGCCCGCGAGGAGCGGGCGGAGACCCAGGTGAGGATCGGCCAGGCGACCCGCAACCGGCGCGAGGTGATGGTCAAGGCGCTGTGGATCGGTGTGTGGCTGGTCTTCCTCAGCTCGCCCGTCCACGACCTGACCTCGGGAAACCACACAACGGGTGCCACCGCGGCCGGCGCGCTCGGCCTGGCCGCCTTCGTCGGCACCTACCTGACGCTGGTCTTCCGCCACATGGGCCGTCCCTTCACGCCGCGGATCGTCATCTCGATGCTGGCGGTCCTCACCGTCCTCGCCCCCGTCCTGGCCTACAGCCTCGGCGGCTCCTGGCTCGGTCTCTTCGTCTACCTCTCGGTCGCCTGCGGGGCCACCCTGCCGCCCCGGGCCGCACTCTGGGCGATCCCGTCGACGGCCGTGGTGATGTACCTGGTCGCGGTGCACGACGGCGAGCAGGGCTGGGACGACTCGCTGATCCTCGTCCCGCTCATCGGCTTCGCGATGGTCGGCGTCGGCCAGCTCGTCCGTACGACGGTCGAGCTGCGCAAGGCGCGGGCCACCGTCGCCCACCTCGCCGCCAACGAGGAGCGGCTGCGCCTCGCCCGTGACCTGCACGACCTGCTCGGCCACTCCCTGTCCCTGATCACGCTGAAGAGCGAGCTGGCCGGCCGGATGCTGCCGGACCATCCGGACAAGGCGGCCCAGCAGGTCGCCGACATCGAGCAGGTCAGCCGTCAGGCGCTGGTCGACGTCCGGGAGGCCGTCACCGGCTACCGGCGCCCCCGGTTCGCCGCCGAACTCGCCGGTGCCCAGGTCGCCCTGACCGCCGCCGGTGTCACCGCCGACGTGCCCGCCGAACCCGGCCTCGACGGGGTCGACGAGGAGGCCGAGTCCGCGCTCGCCTGGGCGCTGCGCGAGGCGGTCACCAACGTGGTGCGGCACAGCGGCGCCGACCGCTGCCTGGTCCAGGTCGCCCACCGTCAGACACTCGACGGACCGATCCTCGAACTCTCCGTCGAGGACAACGGATCCGGCGGTGTCGGCGCAGTCCCCGGCAACGGTCTGACCGGCCTGATGGAGCGGCTGGAGCAGGCCGGCGGCAGCCTGGAAGCGGGCCGGATCAAGCATGGGTTCCGGCTCGTCGCCCGCGTCCCCACGGCTCCTTCGGGGCACGTAGGATCCGGGGCATGACGAGCACGATCAAGGTCCTGCTGGCCGAGGACCAGTCGATGGTCCGCGAGGCGCTGGCCGCGCTGCTCGGCCTGGAGGACGACATCGAGGTCGTC
This region includes:
- a CDS encoding S9 family peptidase, which gives rise to MTTEADSFPRRHARTQRFTLGAPRSFTVAPDGSRVAFLRSGSGTDRANSLWILDLPDGTERPAADPRALLDGALEELSAEERARRERSREGGAGIVGYATDTALELASFALSGRLFTAELRAGTTRELRVPGPVIDPRPAPDGRHIAYVAQGALRVVGADGEQDRALAEPESEGVGYGLAEFIAAEEMGRSRGFWWAPDGSRLLVARVDDTPVKRWWIADPAHPEREPVNVAYPAAGTPNADVRLFVLGLDGLRTEVAWDRARYPYLAHVHWSAAGAPLLLVQARDQRSQLFLAVDPETGATRMVHADEDPIWLELFPGVPCWSPSGQLVRIADEGGARVLAVGERPLTSDQLHVRAVLDVGADDVLVSASAGEEAHAREIGEVHVYRVNELGLERVSQEPGVHTAVRAGGVTVLVSATLDRPGTRAQVLRDGKPAVTVRSYAEDPGLSPRVTLIEGGARRIPCAVLMPRDYPDDTPLPVLLDPYGGPHGQRVVAAHNPHLTSQWFADQGFAVIVADGRGTPGRSPAWEKSIRDEVAAVALEDQVAALHALAGQFPLDLDRVAIRGWSFGGYLAALAALRRPDVFHAAIVGAPVTDLRLYDTHYQERYLGDPEQRPEVYHRNSVVDDAGLVDPAEPHRPMMIIHGLADDNVVVAHSLRLSSALLAAGRPHEVLPLSGVTHMTPQETVAENLLRLQLDFLRRSLPHQGK
- a CDS encoding DUF6113 family protein, producing MSNTGPGSLLAQPLQRPSAGRIAAYAGLFLLGAVVGFAGTLVQAAWFPGGLLLALAGAAGLFLGGAYATRGRGGAVAPVAGWIIAVVLLTTSRPEGDFLFGAGGGSYLFLLGGMVLAVICATLGAGRQPHGDPVRLGK
- a CDS encoding ABC transporter ATP-binding protein translates to MTTTAAPATTTPVVGFDQVTKTYGSVRAVDGLSLRLHPGETVALLGPNGAGKSTTLDLLLGLKNADSGTVNVFGTSPREAIVAGRVGAMLQSGGLMDEVTVAELVKLACSLHPKPYKAADVMARAGIAQIADRKVNKLSGGQAQRVRFALATAGDSDLIILDEPTTGMDVSARQAFWATMREQADQGRTVLFATHYLEEADAIADRVLVLHRGRLLADGTAAEIKAKAGARRIAFDLEGAIDEAALGGLPFLTSLDVSGQTVRIQSSDADATVHALYGLGVYPRNLEVAGLGLEQAFVAITEAEEAKQS
- the mshB gene encoding N-acetyl-1-D-myo-inositol-2-amino-2-deoxy-alpha-D-glucopyranoside deacetylase codes for the protein MTELPARRLLLVHAHPDDESINNGATMARYAAEGAHVTLVTCTLGERGEVIPPELRHLTGAALGMHRRGELAAAVRALGVGDARLLGGAGRYGDSGMMGLPDNEDRGCFWQADVDEAAGHLAEVILEVRPQVLVTYDDNGGYGHPDHIQAHRVAMRAVDLAAERGHRIAKVYWNRVPRSVAEAAFERLQDELPALPFDKSASVADVPGVVGDERITTAVEGTAHAAAKAAAMRAHVTQIDVAEPYFALSNDLAQPLFTTEYYELVRGTAESGESDLFAGLGLEETS
- a CDS encoding ABC transporter permease, whose protein sequence is MNALIKLELARAFRNKKFLFFSVLYPAILFLIIAGNADSKTKVDGTGLTLATYMMVSMASFGALTAVLMGNSERIAKERESGWVRQLRLTPLPGRGYVLAKTASAAVVSLPSIVVVFAAAAAIKHVRLDAWQWLALTGIIWAGSLVFAALGVAIGYVASGDAVRPITMIIYFGLSILGGLWMPTTTFPKILQDIAKWLPTHAYAALGRAIEQSQAPHATDVAVLAVYFVLFAGGAAWLYRKDTLKA
- a CDS encoding sensor histidine kinase; protein product: MTEDPQAREERAETQVRIGQATRNRREVMVKALWIGVWLVFLSSPVHDLTSGNHTTGATAAGALGLAAFVGTYLTLVFRHMGRPFTPRIVISMLAVLTVLAPVLAYSLGGSWLGLFVYLSVACGATLPPRAALWAIPSTAVVMYLVAVHDGEQGWDDSLILVPLIGFAMVGVGQLVRTTVELRKARATVAHLAANEERLRLARDLHDLLGHSLSLITLKSELAGRMLPDHPDKAAQQVADIEQVSRQALVDVREAVTGYRRPRFAAELAGAQVALTAAGVTADVPAEPGLDGVDEEAESALAWALREAVTNVVRHSGADRCLVQVAHRQTLDGPILELSVEDNGSGGVGAVPGNGLTGLMERLEQAGGSLEAGRIKHGFRLVARVPTAPSGHVGSGA